The Terracoccus luteus genome includes a region encoding these proteins:
- a CDS encoding DeoR/GlpR family DNA-binding transcription regulator: protein MRQHRHLEIVQRLRVHGVSSVDDLARSFGVSASTIRRDLQLLDATGQLVRVNGGAVSPEDADVGRPFAAVAVDHVESKRAVAARAAGLVDDGCTVLLDIGTSTQLLAQQLRGRPVTVLTASLAVLDALRDDPVVELVLLGGFVRRPYHSMVGVLTEDALRQVHADLAFVGASGVRADGAVLDTTLVEVPVKRALLGAADRVVLLADEHKFPGTGTLRVCGADALSTVVTNPGADAQTLAVLAENDVEVLTA, encoded by the coding sequence GTGCGCCAGCATCGACACCTCGAGATCGTGCAGCGCCTCCGGGTGCACGGCGTCTCGTCGGTCGACGACCTCGCCCGCTCGTTCGGGGTCAGCGCCTCGACCATACGGCGTGACCTGCAGCTGCTCGACGCCACGGGTCAGCTCGTCCGCGTCAACGGCGGCGCGGTGTCGCCGGAGGACGCCGACGTCGGGCGGCCTTTCGCCGCAGTGGCGGTCGACCACGTCGAGAGCAAGCGGGCCGTCGCCGCCAGGGCCGCCGGCCTCGTCGACGACGGGTGCACCGTGCTGCTCGACATCGGCACGAGCACGCAGCTGCTCGCTCAGCAGCTGCGCGGCCGGCCCGTCACGGTGCTCACCGCGAGCCTCGCGGTGCTCGACGCCCTGCGCGACGACCCGGTCGTCGAGCTCGTCCTGCTCGGCGGCTTCGTCCGCCGGCCGTACCACTCCATGGTCGGCGTGCTCACCGAGGACGCCCTGCGCCAGGTGCACGCCGACCTCGCCTTCGTCGGCGCGAGCGGGGTGCGGGCCGACGGTGCCGTGCTCGACACGACGCTCGTCGAGGTCCCGGTCAAGCGGGCCCTGCTGGGGGCGGCCGACCGGGTGGTGCTGCTCGCCGACGAGCACAAGTTCCCGGGCACCGGCACCCTGCGCGTGTGCGGCGCGGACGCGCTCTCGACCGTCGTGACCAACCCGGGTGCCGACGCCCAGACCCTGGCCGTCCTGGCCGAGAACGACGTGGAGGTGCTGACCGCATGA
- a CDS encoding VOC family protein gives MSLFITCPVESVERATAFYTDLGWTLNAEMSDHNVSCFAIAPEQYVMLGSREMYASVGGVEQLVGDADTPSKVTVSFDLGSREAVDALVERAGAAGGRVGDTDEYPFMYQRQFDDLDGYHYSPFWMKPDGDPTA, from the coding sequence ATGAGCCTTTTCATCACCTGCCCCGTCGAGAGCGTCGAACGGGCGACGGCCTTCTACACGGACCTCGGCTGGACCCTCAACGCCGAGATGTCAGACCACAACGTGTCCTGTTTCGCGATCGCTCCGGAGCAGTACGTCATGCTCGGCAGCCGTGAGATGTACGCGAGCGTCGGCGGCGTCGAGCAGCTCGTCGGCGATGCCGACACCCCCTCGAAGGTCACGGTCTCGTTCGACCTGGGCAGCCGCGAGGCGGTCGATGCCCTCGTCGAGCGTGCCGGGGCCGCCGGCGGCCGCGTCGGCGACACCGACGAATACCCCTTCATGTACCAGCGCCAGTTCGACGACCTCGACGGCTACCACTACTCGCCGTTCTGGATGAAGCCGGATGGCGACCCCACCGCGTGA
- a CDS encoding winged helix-turn-helix transcriptional regulator, whose product MSDLGAALDVVGPRWALLIVERLLDGPQRYGDLQRELGVPTNMLATRLRELEAAGVLHRLPLRHNTRAYALTDRGSALWEAIEALGRWGAAHAETPPAP is encoded by the coding sequence GTGAGCGACCTCGGCGCCGCTCTCGACGTCGTCGGGCCCCGGTGGGCTCTGCTCATCGTGGAGCGACTGCTCGACGGGCCGCAGCGGTACGGGGACCTGCAGCGCGAGCTCGGGGTGCCGACGAACATGCTCGCCACCCGGCTGCGCGAGCTCGAGGCTGCCGGGGTGCTGCACCGACTGCCCCTGCGGCACAACACCCGTGCCTACGCGCTGACCGACCGGGGGAGCGCTCTGTGGGAGGCGATCGAGGCCCTCGGTCGCTGGGGAGCGGCACATGCCGAGACCCCGCCAGCCCCCTGA
- a CDS encoding FMN-binding negative transcriptional regulator — protein sequence MYSPPFNVVDDEDAVRAMVAAYRSAWLVTAGPDQVPRATLLPVLWHDDTVVAHMARANAHWRGITDGMPGLLIASGPEAYVSPSWYASKAEHGRVVPTWNYSAVHLSGTVRVHDDPEWVRHAVTTLTETHEAGREQPWTVDDAPEPFVAAQLRGIVGIELTVTGVEGKAKLSQNRSAADRAGVVDGLQSDVLLPVQKAGADAVAGAMASDLPTPQPRQP from the coding sequence GTGTACTCACCACCCTTCAACGTCGTCGACGACGAGGATGCCGTCCGGGCCATGGTCGCTGCCTACCGTTCGGCCTGGCTGGTCACGGCCGGACCGGACCAGGTGCCGCGCGCGACGCTGCTCCCCGTCCTCTGGCACGACGACACGGTGGTCGCGCACATGGCGCGGGCCAACGCGCACTGGCGCGGCATCACCGACGGGATGCCAGGGCTCCTCATCGCCTCCGGCCCGGAGGCGTACGTGTCGCCGTCGTGGTACGCGAGCAAGGCCGAGCACGGACGCGTCGTCCCGACGTGGAACTACAGCGCCGTGCACCTGAGCGGCACCGTCCGGGTGCATGACGACCCGGAGTGGGTGCGCCACGCGGTGACCACCCTCACCGAGACGCACGAGGCGGGCCGCGAGCAGCCCTGGACGGTGGACGACGCGCCGGAGCCGTTCGTCGCCGCGCAGCTGAGGGGCATCGTCGGCATCGAGCTCACCGTCACGGGCGTCGAGGGGAAGGCGAAGCTGAGCCAGAACCGGTCGGCCGCCGACCGGGCGGGCGTGGTCGACGGGCTGCAGTCCGACGTCCTCCTCCCCGTGCAGAAGGCCGGAGCGGATGCCGTGGCCGGTGCGATGGCCTCCGATCTGCCGACGCCGCAGCCCCGTCAGCCGTAG
- a CDS encoding type II toxin-antitoxin system Phd/YefM family antitoxin, with protein sequence MKTMSYTESRARYAEVLDAVANDREEVVITRAGHEPVVIVSLDDYESLRETAYLMRSPANARRLLDAMERLEAGQGDAHELIETE encoded by the coding sequence ATGAAGACGATGAGCTACACAGAGTCCCGTGCCCGCTACGCCGAGGTGCTCGACGCTGTCGCCAACGATCGCGAAGAGGTCGTCATCACCCGCGCAGGGCACGAGCCGGTCGTCATCGTCTCCCTGGACGACTATGAGTCCCTGCGCGAGACCGCCTACCTGATGCGCTCTCCGGCCAACGCCCGACGCCTCCTCGATGCGATGGAGCGCCTCGAGGCCGGCCAAGGCGACGCCCACGAGCTCATCGAGACCGAGTGA
- a CDS encoding Txe/YoeB family addiction module toxin: MLLVWDENAWDDYLWWQAQDRKVLKRINALLVDIQRNGNEGIGKPEALKHDFAGYWSRRITDEHRLVYKVTSGEVRIAACRYHYG, translated from the coding sequence GTGCTGCTCGTCTGGGACGAGAACGCGTGGGACGACTATCTGTGGTGGCAGGCGCAGGACCGCAAAGTACTCAAGCGCATCAACGCACTTCTGGTCGACATCCAACGCAACGGTAACGAGGGCATCGGCAAACCCGAGGCACTGAAGCACGACTTCGCCGGCTACTGGTCCCGACGAATCACCGACGAGCATCGCCTCGTCTACAAGGTCACCAGCGGTGAGGTACGCATCGCCGCCTGCCGGTACCACTACGGGTAG
- a CDS encoding PfkB family carbohydrate kinase → MTTASRTGFDPLGSVRTPGEPDYDVLLWGTVFLDVIFTGMAEMPAAGEEVWAEGMGSSPGGIANLAVASSRLGLRTSLAAAFGDDVYADFCWTALADQERVDLSRSRRFEGWHSPVTMSMSVHHDRSMVTHGHPSPISASELIGTPPTCRAVMVDLGGDEHIGDADHPTWVDLAHEQGALVFGDVGWDPTGAWSPALLDQLRLCHAFMPNAREAMAYTRTETASDALYSLADRVPLAVVTNGSAGALAIDGTTGEEATVPALRVPALDPTGAGDVFGAGVVLGTLAGWPLADRLAFASLCSGLAVQHFGGSLSAPGWGDIGEWWHGVRDSSDRSSYHQSLRRRYAFLEELVPDIPLGAVHRAHATIARYADVADGPHADGAPPPASEAGPDTGSLTTPGATPTLDPHPAAPLEGDPS, encoded by the coding sequence GTGACCACGGCGTCACGCACCGGGTTCGACCCTCTCGGCAGCGTCCGGACCCCCGGCGAGCCCGACTACGACGTGCTCCTCTGGGGCACGGTGTTCCTCGACGTCATCTTCACCGGCATGGCCGAGATGCCCGCGGCCGGCGAGGAGGTCTGGGCCGAGGGGATGGGCTCCAGCCCGGGCGGCATCGCCAACCTCGCCGTCGCCTCGAGCCGGCTCGGCCTGCGCACCTCGCTCGCCGCCGCCTTCGGCGACGACGTCTACGCCGACTTCTGCTGGACCGCGCTCGCCGACCAGGAGCGCGTCGACCTGAGCCGGTCACGTCGCTTCGAGGGCTGGCACTCCCCCGTCACCATGTCGATGTCGGTGCACCACGACCGCAGCATGGTCACGCACGGGCACCCCTCCCCCATCAGCGCGTCCGAGCTCATCGGCACGCCGCCCACGTGCCGGGCCGTGATGGTCGACCTCGGTGGTGACGAGCACATCGGCGACGCCGACCACCCGACCTGGGTCGACCTCGCCCACGAGCAGGGCGCCCTCGTCTTCGGCGACGTGGGCTGGGACCCGACCGGCGCCTGGTCGCCGGCCCTGCTCGACCAGCTGCGCCTGTGCCACGCCTTCATGCCCAACGCCCGCGAGGCGATGGCCTACACACGCACCGAGACGGCATCCGACGCGTTGTACTCGCTCGCCGACCGGGTGCCGCTGGCCGTCGTCACCAACGGCTCGGCCGGTGCGCTCGCCATCGACGGCACGACCGGTGAGGAGGCGACGGTGCCCGCGCTGCGGGTGCCGGCCCTCGACCCGACCGGTGCGGGCGACGTCTTCGGCGCCGGCGTCGTGCTCGGCACCCTCGCCGGGTGGCCGCTGGCCGACCGGCTCGCCTTCGCCTCACTGTGCTCCGGGCTCGCCGTGCAGCACTTCGGCGGCTCGCTGTCGGCACCCGGCTGGGGTGACATCGGCGAGTGGTGGCACGGGGTGCGAGACTCGAGCGACCGCTCGAGCTACCACCAGTCGCTGCGGCGCCGCTACGCCTTCCTCGAAGAGCTCGTCCCCGACATCCCGTTGGGTGCGGTCCACCGCGCCCACGCCACGATCGCCCGGTACGCCGACGTGGCCGACGGCCCCCACGCCGACGGTGCGCCGCCCCCGGCCAGCGAGGCCGGCCCCGACACCGGCTCCCTCACCACCCCCGGCGCCACCCCGACCCTCGACCCGCACCCCGCAGCCCCGCTCGAAGGAGACCCGTCATGA
- a CDS encoding 6-phospho-beta-glucosidase, giving the protein MKLAILGGGGFRVPLVYEAILRDTDPGRVTHVSLYDPDAARLEAIGHVLQGMAADHDEPAAVELTGELDVALTDADFVFSAIRVGGLEGRTADERVALDLGLLGQETTGPGGVAYGLRTVPVATHVAERVAAVCPRAWVINFTNPAGMVTEAMQRVLGERVVGICDSPLGLGRRAARTLGHDPASVRFDYAGLNHLGWLRGLDLDGRDVLPDLLADRELLTSFEEGRLFGADWLQSIGAIPNEYLYYYYFTRDAVAAIKGDSGTRGEYLLEQQTAFYDAVARDPGSAVAQWRRTREERDASYMKESRAEDEERDAADVEGGGYEGVALDIMAAIRHDRRTRMILNVRNGSTLPGLPAEAVVEVVCEVDANGPRPVGGVSLPGAELGLVQQVKAVEQLVIEASLTRSRRAAVTAFALHPLVDSVTTARVLFDGYRDRIPTLARVFE; this is encoded by the coding sequence ATGAAGCTGGCCATCCTCGGGGGCGGCGGCTTCCGCGTCCCCCTCGTGTACGAGGCGATCCTGCGCGACACCGACCCTGGTCGGGTCACCCACGTCTCGCTGTACGACCCCGACGCGGCGCGCCTCGAGGCCATCGGTCACGTGCTGCAGGGGATGGCGGCCGACCACGACGAGCCTGCCGCGGTCGAGCTGACGGGCGAGCTCGACGTCGCGCTCACCGACGCCGACTTCGTCTTCTCGGCGATCCGGGTCGGCGGTCTCGAGGGTCGCACCGCCGACGAGCGGGTGGCGCTCGACCTCGGCCTGCTCGGCCAGGAGACGACGGGACCGGGCGGGGTGGCCTACGGGCTGCGCACCGTGCCCGTGGCCACGCACGTCGCCGAGCGGGTGGCGGCCGTGTGCCCCCGGGCGTGGGTCATCAACTTCACCAACCCGGCCGGCATGGTGACCGAGGCGATGCAGCGGGTGCTCGGCGAGCGGGTCGTCGGCATCTGCGACTCGCCGCTGGGGCTCGGGCGCCGCGCCGCGCGCACCCTCGGCCACGACCCGGCATCCGTGCGCTTCGACTACGCGGGCCTCAACCACCTCGGCTGGCTGCGCGGTCTCGACCTCGACGGGCGTGACGTGCTGCCCGACCTGCTCGCCGACCGTGAGCTGCTGACGAGCTTCGAGGAGGGGCGCCTCTTCGGCGCCGACTGGCTGCAGTCGATCGGGGCGATCCCCAACGAGTACCTGTACTACTACTACTTCACGCGGGACGCGGTCGCGGCGATCAAGGGCGACTCCGGGACGCGGGGCGAGTACCTGCTCGAACAGCAGACGGCGTTCTACGACGCGGTGGCCCGGGACCCGGGTTCGGCTGTGGCGCAATGGCGCCGCACCCGCGAGGAGCGGGACGCCAGCTACATGAAGGAATCCCGCGCCGAGGACGAGGAGCGTGACGCCGCCGACGTGGAGGGCGGCGGCTACGAGGGTGTGGCGCTCGACATCATGGCCGCGATCCGGCACGACCGGCGCACGCGCATGATCCTCAACGTGCGCAACGGGTCGACCCTGCCCGGCCTGCCCGCCGAGGCCGTCGTCGAGGTCGTGTGCGAGGTCGACGCGAACGGCCCGCGGCCGGTCGGCGGGGTGTCGCTTCCCGGCGCCGAGCTCGGGCTCGTGCAGCAGGTCAAGGCCGTCGAGCAGCTCGTCATCGAGGCGTCCCTGACCCGGTCGAGGCGAGCGGCGGTCACGGCCTTCGCGCTGCACCCGCTGGTCGACTCGGTGACGACCGCGCGCGTGCTCTTCGACGGCTACCGCGACCGCATCCCGACCCTGGCCCGAGTCTTCGAGTAG